The Chitinophaga pinensis DSM 2588 region GGATGAAGGGGCCTCTGAAGAATATCCAGACACAATAATTAACCTCTTACATCCGGGCAAGGATTTGCCTCCCCGTTCTTAATTAAGACAATACAGGTACTGGCAATTACTGCTCTTATTGCAGCACTTGCGTTGAACGCTGATTGATATGTAAGAATGTTATTCATTGTGATTAATTGCTTTTAAAAATCGTGTACAAATGTACGAAGAATTTCGATATAAAAATCAATCGATGCAAGGTATTGCTTTAACACGCATTTAACGCAACACTAACTGATTGAATGATACACGTTTAATTTCATTAAAGAGAAAGACCATAACTCGCCGTCCATTTTTCTTTAATCGCCGCCCTGGTTTCGACAAATTCTTTATCTGTTCCCTGTGCAATTGCATCAAGTGGATAGCGCAGCGGACGAGTGCCTTTTTCCATATTTACCAGTGCCAGTACACCGTCAGCAATTACCTGCGGATCCATGTTAAACTCGGCCATCTTACCAAATAAAGCCGCACCGATAGATCCAAACAATTGCTGTGCCGGCTCACCATATTCAGCAGTGATGTTTTCTTTATCTGCATGTACGCCTGCCTTTCCACCGTTATTCATCTCAGTCGGATACACACCTGGTTGTATAGATACGTTTTCGATACCGTACTGTTTTAACTCATGCTGTGCTCCTTCAGTGATCGTTTCTACAGCAAACTTACCCATCAGGTAAGGCACCATAAAAGGCAAGGTAAAACCGCTGGCGCCGGATGTGAGGTTGATGATCAATCCGTTCTTTTCTTTGCGCATTGCAGGTAATACCGCCTGATAAGTACGTATCACACCATATACATTGACTTCTTCCATCTTTTTGATCTGATCGATGGACCATGATTCCAGTAATCCAAAGCCGGATACGGCTGCATTATTTACCAGTACATCTATTCTGCCATGTTTTGCCAATACAGTATTCACCGCATTCTTCACAGAAGCATCGTCTGTTACATCCAGTTCTACTACATCTACGTTAGGTACTTCACTCAGTTCTTTTGCTGCTGCCGCATTTTTGTCTGTAACGCCTCTCATGGCAGCAATAACAGTATGTCCTGCTTTCGCCAGTGTAAGGGTCATTAATTTACCAAAACCAGTACTTGTGCCTGTGATCAGTATTATCTTTTTCATG contains the following coding sequences:
- a CDS encoding SDR family oxidoreductase; translated protein: MKKIILITGTSTGFGKLMTLTLAKAGHTVIAAMRGVTDKNAAAAKELSEVPNVDVVELDVTDDASVKNAVNTVLAKHGRIDVLVNNAAVSGFGLLESWSIDQIKKMEEVNVYGVIRTYQAVLPAMRKEKNGLIINLTSGASGFTLPFMVPYLMGKFAVETITEGAQHELKQYGIENVSIQPGVYPTEMNNGGKAGVHADKENITAEYGEPAQQLFGSIGAALFGKMAEFNMDPQVIADGVLALVNMEKGTRPLRYPLDAIAQGTDKEFVETRAAIKEKWTASYGLSL